A DNA window from Amycolatopsis sp. DSM 110486 contains the following coding sequences:
- a CDS encoding alkaline phosphatase has translation MTESTHSRRTLFKAGFAASAVVGGALLLPESVSAAPLVRRARPVLTHGVASGDVTTGSGIIWSRADRPARLIAEIARDESFRHARRVTGDITTPDTGGTGKVRVAGLQPGTEYHYRVTAVDLDGRTSSEPVAGRFSTAPVGRHDTRILWSGDVAGQNYGINPAFGGMTIFSAMADRRPDLFLHSGDTVYADGPLTETVTLPGDGGTWHNIVTPEKAKVAETLDEYRGQHSYNRLDKNFLRFAAQVPSYVQWDDHEVLNNWYPGEVLNDRPEYTEKRLDVLAPRAYQAFHEWHPIDSRRAVDGRVYRSFRYGSRVEVFVLDMRTYRNANTADQTKPGYILGDKQARWLADALDRSTATWKIVQADMPIGLVVPDGTAIEAVANNRPGAPGGRETELAWVLREISRRRVRNVVWLTADVHYSAAHHYSPDRAAFKYFDPFWEFVSGPLNAGAFGPSALDPTFGPEAVFVHAPTTQNSSPAQGFQHFGELNVDGGSGDLRVDLRDAEGKSLWSKTLHPQGR, from the coding sequence ATGACCGAATCGACCCACTCCCGCCGCACCCTGTTCAAGGCCGGTTTCGCCGCGTCGGCCGTTGTCGGCGGGGCGTTGCTCCTGCCCGAGAGCGTGTCCGCCGCGCCGCTGGTGCGCCGCGCGCGCCCGGTGCTCACGCACGGCGTCGCGTCCGGCGACGTCACCACTGGTTCCGGCATCATCTGGTCGCGGGCCGACCGGCCGGCGCGGCTGATCGCCGAGATCGCGCGCGACGAATCCTTCCGGCACGCTCGCAGAGTCACCGGGGACATCACCACGCCCGACACCGGCGGCACCGGCAAGGTGCGCGTCGCCGGGCTACAGCCCGGGACCGAGTACCACTACCGCGTCACGGCCGTGGACCTCGACGGCCGCACCTCCAGCGAGCCCGTCGCCGGCCGGTTCTCGACGGCGCCCGTCGGCCGCCACGACACGCGCATCCTGTGGAGCGGCGACGTCGCGGGCCAGAACTACGGCATCAACCCCGCGTTCGGCGGCATGACCATCTTCTCCGCCATGGCCGACCGCCGCCCCGACCTGTTCCTGCACAGCGGCGACACGGTCTACGCCGACGGGCCGCTCACCGAGACCGTCACACTGCCCGGCGACGGCGGCACCTGGCACAACATCGTCACGCCGGAGAAGGCAAAGGTCGCCGAGACCCTCGACGAGTACCGCGGCCAGCACTCCTACAACCGCCTCGACAAGAACTTCCTGCGCTTCGCCGCGCAGGTCCCCAGCTACGTCCAGTGGGACGACCACGAGGTGCTCAACAACTGGTATCCCGGCGAAGTCCTCAACGACCGCCCCGAATACACCGAGAAGCGCCTCGACGTCCTGGCCCCGCGCGCGTACCAGGCCTTTCACGAGTGGCACCCCATCGACAGCCGCCGGGCCGTCGACGGGCGGGTGTACCGCAGCTTCCGCTACGGCAGCCGCGTCGAGGTGTTCGTGCTCGACATGCGCACCTACCGCAACGCCAACACCGCGGACCAGACCAAGCCCGGCTACATCCTCGGCGACAAGCAGGCTCGCTGGCTCGCCGACGCGCTGGACCGCAGCACCGCGACGTGGAAGATCGTGCAGGCGGACATGCCGATCGGCCTCGTGGTCCCGGACGGCACGGCCATCGAGGCCGTCGCCAACAACCGGCCGGGCGCGCCCGGTGGTCGTGAGACGGAGCTGGCCTGGGTGCTGCGCGAGATCTCGCGTCGGCGCGTGCGCAACGTCGTGTGGCTGACCGCCGACGTCCACTACTCCGCCGCGCACCACTACTCGCCCGACCGTGCGGCCTTCAAGTACTTCGACCCGTTCTGGGAGTTCGTGTCCGGGCCGCTCAACGCCGGCGCGTTCGGGCCCAGCGCCCTCGACCCGACCTTCGGCCCGGAAGCGGTGTTCGTCCACGCGCCGACGACGCAGAACTCCTCGCCCGCGCAAGGGTTCCAGCACTTCGGCGAGCTGAACGTCGACGGCGGCAGCGGCGACCTGCGCGTCGACCTGCGCGACGCGGAAGGCAAGTCCCTGTGGTCCAAGACCCTGCACCCGCAGGGCCGCTGA
- a CDS encoding SMI1/KNR4 family protein: MAESDDVMPEMLVEAHREPFDYRGGLGVDFEPYPQFQSEAETAEWWQAWTGNPAVDGAEFRVFGQDGAGGLAAFWLVRGGRPVVQQPVVFLGSEEETGVVAGDVDGYLWLLAGGFGPYEAMLYPHHEHEPQVDARLTQTAERWAPSGRQTASEVITSAREEFPTFGEIVRSQLR, from the coding sequence GTGGCCGAGTCCGACGATGTGATGCCCGAAATGCTGGTGGAGGCTCATCGCGAGCCCTTCGACTACCGGGGTGGCTTGGGCGTGGACTTCGAGCCGTACCCGCAGTTCCAGAGCGAAGCCGAAACAGCCGAGTGGTGGCAGGCGTGGACCGGGAACCCGGCTGTTGACGGCGCCGAGTTCCGGGTGTTCGGACAGGACGGCGCCGGTGGGCTGGCTGCGTTCTGGCTCGTGCGTGGTGGCAGGCCGGTTGTGCAGCAGCCGGTGGTGTTCCTCGGGTCCGAAGAGGAGACCGGAGTCGTCGCCGGTGATGTGGATGGATATCTGTGGCTGCTTGCAGGTGGCTTCGGGCCGTATGAAGCGATGTTGTACCCGCACCACGAGCATGAGCCGCAGGTTGATGCCCGCCTTACGCAGACCGCGGAGCGCTGGGCGCCGTCCGGGAGACAGACCGCGTCCGAGGTGATCACCAGTGCTCGAGAAGAGTTCCCGACCTTCGGCGAGATTGTGCGGTCGCAGTTGCGATGA
- a CDS encoding barstar family protein, whose translation MTHYGKNLDALNDCLSDVAAGDYGPALGATGFVLGLRHYDKFGAAQDGTAHAVLDIFQSGNSSAAAMSRWRSACTRTPLIADRSIADVAGARRAWLVTRGSGRRVGAWPSPTM comes from the coding sequence ATGACCCACTACGGCAAGAACCTGGACGCCCTCAACGACTGCCTGAGTGACGTCGCCGCCGGGGACTACGGCCCCGCCCTCGGGGCGACCGGCTTTGTGCTCGGCCTGCGGCACTACGACAAGTTCGGCGCCGCGCAGGATGGCACAGCGCATGCCGTGCTGGACATCTTTCAGTCGGGAAATTCCAGCGCCGCAGCGATGTCCCGGTGGAGGTCCGCGTGTACCCGGACGCCGCTGATCGCTGACCGGTCCATCGCCGACGTCGCAGGTGCTCGGCGAGCATGGCTCGTGACAAGAGGGTCCGGTCGTAGGGTGGGGGCGTGGCCGAGTCCGACGATGTGA
- a CDS encoding DUF4233 domain-containing protein, with the protein MSETPPPPPKDPMKGFRGVLSGTLIMEAITVALALPVVNKLGGGITSATGWTVIGIAVALLVLCGLLKHVWAVPVVLVLQVALIAMAFVLPAIAIIGVLFLAAFVWFLYLRREVARRMAAGTLPSQQQSSPKR; encoded by the coding sequence ATGAGCGAGACGCCCCCGCCTCCTCCCAAGGACCCGATGAAGGGCTTCCGCGGCGTCCTCTCGGGCACGCTGATCATGGAAGCCATCACGGTCGCCCTCGCCCTGCCCGTCGTCAACAAACTCGGCGGCGGCATCACCTCGGCGACGGGCTGGACGGTCATCGGTATCGCCGTGGCGCTGCTCGTGTTGTGCGGCCTGCTCAAGCACGTCTGGGCGGTGCCCGTGGTGCTGGTGTTGCAGGTCGCGCTGATCGCGATGGCGTTCGTGTTGCCGGCGATCGCGATCATCGGGGTGCTGTTCTTGGCCGCGTTCGTGTGGTTCTTGTACCTGCGCCGCGAGGTGGCCCGCCGGATGGCGGCGGGGACGTTGCCGAGTCAGCAGCAGTCTTCGCCGAAGCGTTGA
- a CDS encoding folylpolyglutamate synthase/dihydrofolate synthase family protein, translated as MDEAGQGRPDLADPDSFAGVDELGARAHDESDDTDPDLDAPDAAYTVGGGSRGGIGGIGQLGDNLATGPVPDLLGAEDAELHELDDQGIDEPAQNPNGPQARRELMAVEAELNQRWPETKIEPSLARIQALVTLLGEPNRGYPVLHVAGTNGKGSVSRMIDALLTRMGLRVGRYTSPHLQLVTERIALDGHPISAAHYVDLFRDVAPYVNMVDAASEDGVAMSKFEVLTGMAFAAFSDAPVEAAVIEAGMGGAWDATNVADADVAVITPIGLDHTEYLGPTAVDAAREKAGIIKPGSVAVIAEQDPDVLNLLLKRAVDVDAAVARAGSEFGVLEREVAVGGQMLKLQGLGGVYDEIFLPLHGAHQAANAALALASVEAFFGAGKERQLVLEAVREAFAEVENPGRLERVRAAPTVLLDAAHNPMGAQALATTVTDEFAFRRLVAVVAVMADKDARGILDALEPVVSDIVVTRNSAPRSMELEDLNELAISIFGEDRVLAEPDLETAVETAIGLVEQSDDPEEPLAGGGVLVTGSVVTAGEARTLFGKEPV; from the coding sequence ATCGACGAGGCCGGCCAGGGTCGGCCCGATCTCGCGGACCCGGACAGTTTCGCCGGGGTCGACGAGCTGGGGGCCCGGGCGCACGACGAGTCCGACGACACCGACCCCGACCTGGACGCGCCGGACGCCGCGTACACCGTCGGCGGTGGTTCGCGCGGCGGGATCGGCGGCATCGGGCAGCTGGGCGACAACCTGGCGACCGGGCCGGTGCCGGACCTCCTCGGTGCCGAAGACGCGGAGCTGCACGAGCTCGACGACCAGGGTATCGACGAACCGGCCCAGAACCCCAACGGTCCCCAGGCCCGCCGTGAGCTCATGGCCGTCGAGGCGGAGTTGAACCAGCGCTGGCCCGAGACGAAGATCGAGCCGAGCCTCGCGCGGATCCAGGCGCTGGTCACGTTGCTGGGCGAGCCGAACCGCGGCTACCCCGTGCTGCACGTCGCCGGGACCAACGGCAAGGGCTCGGTCAGCCGCATGATCGACGCGCTGCTCACCCGCATGGGCCTGCGCGTCGGGCGGTACACGAGCCCGCACCTGCAGCTCGTCACGGAGCGCATAGCGCTCGACGGGCACCCGATCTCGGCCGCGCACTACGTGGACCTGTTCCGCGACGTCGCGCCGTACGTGAACATGGTCGACGCCGCGAGCGAGGACGGCGTGGCGATGAGCAAGTTCGAGGTGCTCACCGGCATGGCGTTCGCCGCGTTCTCCGACGCGCCCGTGGAGGCCGCCGTGATCGAGGCGGGCATGGGCGGCGCGTGGGACGCCACGAACGTCGCCGACGCCGACGTCGCCGTGATCACCCCCATCGGCCTCGACCACACCGAGTACCTCGGCCCGACGGCCGTCGACGCGGCGCGAGAGAAGGCCGGGATCATCAAGCCCGGCTCCGTCGCCGTGATCGCCGAGCAGGACCCCGACGTGCTCAACTTGCTGCTCAAGCGCGCGGTCGACGTCGACGCCGCGGTGGCGCGCGCGGGCAGCGAGTTCGGCGTGCTCGAGCGCGAGGTCGCCGTGGGCGGGCAGATGCTGAAACTGCAGGGCCTCGGCGGCGTGTACGACGAGATCTTCCTGCCCCTGCACGGCGCCCACCAGGCGGCCAACGCCGCGCTCGCGCTCGCGTCCGTCGAGGCGTTCTTCGGTGCGGGCAAGGAGCGTCAGCTCGTGCTCGAAGCCGTGCGCGAGGCCTTCGCCGAGGTCGAGAACCCGGGCCGGCTGGAGCGCGTGCGCGCCGCCCCGACCGTGCTGCTCGACGCGGCGCACAACCCCATGGGCGCCCAGGCGCTGGCCACCACCGTCACCGACGAGTTCGCGTTCCGCCGCCTGGTCGCGGTCGTCGCGGTGATGGCGGACAAGGACGCGCGCGGCATCCTCGACGCGCTCGAGCCCGTGGTGTCGGACATCGTGGTCACGCGCAACTCGGCCCCGCGGTCGATGGAGCTGGAAGACCTCAACGAGCTCGCCATCTCCATCTTCGGCGAGGACCGCGTGCTCGCCGAGCCCGACCTGGAGACGGCCGTCGAGACGGCCATCGGTCTCGTCGAGCAGTCCGACGACCCGGAGGAACCCCTCGCCGGCGGCGGTGTGCTCGTCACCGGCTCCGTCGTCACCGCGGGCGAGGCCCGCACCCTGTTCGGGAAGGAACCGGTATGA
- a CDS encoding NUDIX domain-containing protein, which translates to MAAGTLIRDDADRVLVVEPSYKDHWEIPGGACEAGETPWRTGPPAPDRRSRRAGESGAGASAAGGAGRRAGRCVGRVLRGRAARRELTPPTAETRRSPLPTRARRPATHRT; encoded by the coding sequence ATCGCCGCCGGCACGCTGATCCGCGACGACGCCGATCGGGTGCTCGTTGTCGAGCCGTCCTACAAGGACCACTGGGAGATCCCGGGCGGCGCGTGCGAGGCCGGCGAGACGCCGTGGCGCACCGGTCCGCCTGCTCCCGATCGACGAAGCCGCCGCGCGGGTGAATCCGGGGCTGGGGCGTCGGCTGCGGGTGGCGCTGGCCGCCGCGCGGGCCGGTGCGTCGGTCGTGTTCTGCGAGGGCGGGCGGCCCGTCGCGAGCTGACCCCGCCGACGGCCGAAACCCGCAGGTCACCACTACCGACACGGGCCCGACGCCCGGCAACTCACCGCACGTAG
- a CDS encoding bifunctional 2-polyprenyl-6-hydroxyphenol methylase/3-demethylubiquinol 3-O-methyltransferase UbiG produces MPFNHNHRYHPLLLSLVPPEAKRALDVGCGQGRFARRLAARGLDVDAVDVSEEMVRIAAALGSPGPGRVNARKGDIANDDLEQDAYGFISCIASLHHMPFDTVTKLRDALQPGGVLAVLGLARPSTPADYAVELAFAPVNVAARLVVAVGEWLNGGPDPTPNAPVEMTFPTMNQLRHQARQRLPGSTIRRLPFWRHLLTYRKPLA; encoded by the coding sequence ATGCCGTTCAACCACAACCACCGCTACCACCCCCTGCTGCTGAGCCTCGTGCCGCCAGAGGCGAAAAGGGCGTTGGACGTCGGGTGCGGACAGGGGCGGTTCGCGCGGCGGCTGGCGGCGCGAGGGCTCGACGTGGACGCCGTGGACGTGTCCGAGGAGATGGTGCGGATCGCCGCCGCGCTGGGGTCGCCAGGGCCCGGACGGGTCAACGCGAGGAAAGGCGACATCGCGAACGACGACCTCGAACAGGACGCCTACGGCTTCATCTCCTGCATCGCCTCCCTCCACCACATGCCGTTCGACACCGTCACGAAGCTCCGCGACGCCCTGCAGCCCGGCGGAGTCCTCGCGGTCCTCGGACTCGCCCGCCCGAGCACCCCCGCCGACTACGCCGTCGAGCTCGCCTTCGCGCCGGTCAACGTGGCCGCGCGGCTGGTCGTCGCGGTCGGAGAATGGCTGAACGGCGGCCCGGACCCGACGCCGAACGCACCCGTGGAAATGACGTTCCCGACCATGAACCAGCTCAGGCACCAAGCCCGGCAACGCCTCCCCGGCAGCACGATCCGGCGGCTCCCGTTCTGGCGGCACCTCCTGACCTACCGGAAACCGTTGGCCTGA
- a CDS encoding SGNH/GDSL hydrolase family protein: MRTTRLVFAALAAATAVTTVTASADAAPRQEHFRHYVALGDSYTAGPLIPTQRLDPLGCARSSSNYPAILASALRVGTYTDVSCSGADTSNMTATQSVPLGVNAPQFSALRLDTDLVTLGIGGNDSGVFGTLIGTCPALRSTDPSGNPCERHFTAGGVHSIKAALKNTQQSIQAVLAGIHARSPHAKVLAIGYPRIAPASGYCPSVLPFADGDYAWLSSVEEALDTAIENAVEADGNASYVDTFTPSAGHDACAPDGAAWINGQDTLLFTAAAYHPLPEGMAGLAGIIHRQLVG; encoded by the coding sequence ATGCGTACCACCCGGCTCGTGTTCGCCGCGCTGGCGGCCGCAACAGCCGTCACGACAGTCACCGCCAGCGCTGACGCCGCGCCTCGGCAGGAGCATTTCCGGCATTACGTCGCGCTGGGCGACTCGTATACCGCCGGGCCGCTGATCCCCACACAGCGGCTGGATCCGCTGGGGTGCGCGAGAAGTTCGTCGAACTACCCGGCGATCCTGGCGTCCGCGCTGCGTGTGGGCACCTACACCGACGTCAGCTGTTCGGGCGCGGACACGTCGAACATGACGGCCACCCAAAGCGTGCCGCTGGGCGTGAACGCGCCGCAGTTTTCCGCGCTGCGCCTGGACACCGACCTCGTGACGCTCGGCATCGGCGGCAACGACTCCGGCGTCTTCGGCACGCTGATCGGCACGTGCCCGGCGCTGCGTTCGACCGACCCGAGCGGCAACCCGTGCGAGCGCCACTTCACGGCCGGCGGCGTGCATTCCATCAAGGCTGCGTTGAAGAACACGCAGCAGAGCATCCAGGCGGTGCTGGCCGGCATCCACGCGCGGTCGCCGCACGCGAAGGTGCTCGCGATCGGGTACCCGCGCATCGCACCCGCGTCGGGCTACTGCCCGAGCGTGCTGCCCTTCGCCGACGGTGACTACGCCTGGCTGTCCAGTGTGGAGGAAGCCCTCGACACTGCGATCGAGAACGCCGTCGAAGCCGACGGCAACGCGTCCTATGTGGACACGTTCACGCCGTCGGCCGGCCACGACGCCTGCGCGCCCGATGGCGCGGCCTGGATCAACGGCCAGGACACCCTGCTGTTCACCGCCGCCGCCTACCACCCGCTGCCCGAAGGCATGGCGGGCCTCGCCGGGATCATCCACCGGCAGCTCGTCGGCTGA
- a CDS encoding alpha/beta fold hydrolase has protein sequence MTLTGGTAEVHYAVTGSGPGLLLLHGTAASHEQWAPVVELARESFTVVAPDFSGSGGTVDHGGPIAIADLAAEALAAADVAGLTTFHVAGHSLGAVVAAHLAGTHPARVRSAVLHAAWPKTDTRQDAEFRYWLELLDHGAEVFARILPLMAFGPGYWATTTADANDELVAQLVIQPGTARQIEADRGVDLQPVLGSITAPTLVLSSAYDRLIEAAQQQELLAAIPHANHVELPAGHGAPGELPGEFAKVLLDFVRHAEEVQAEAGRAGT, from the coding sequence GTGACCCTCACCGGCGGAACCGCCGAGGTCCACTACGCCGTGACCGGCTCCGGTCCCGGGCTGCTGCTGCTGCACGGCACGGCGGCGTCGCACGAACAGTGGGCGCCGGTGGTCGAGCTCGCGCGCGAGTCGTTCACGGTCGTCGCGCCCGATTTCTCCGGCTCCGGCGGCACCGTCGACCACGGTGGCCCAATCGCGATCGCCGATCTCGCGGCCGAAGCGCTGGCCGCGGCGGACGTCGCCGGCCTCACCACGTTCCACGTCGCAGGCCATTCGCTCGGCGCGGTGGTGGCGGCGCACCTGGCGGGCACGCACCCGGCGCGCGTGCGTTCCGCCGTGCTTCACGCCGCGTGGCCGAAGACCGACACGCGGCAGGACGCCGAGTTCCGCTACTGGCTCGAGCTGCTCGACCACGGCGCCGAGGTGTTCGCGCGGATTCTGCCACTGATGGCGTTCGGGCCCGGCTACTGGGCCACGACCACGGCCGACGCCAACGACGAACTGGTGGCGCAGCTGGTGATCCAGCCCGGGACGGCGCGGCAGATCGAGGCAGACCGCGGCGTCGACCTCCAGCCGGTGCTGGGCTCGATCACGGCGCCGACGTTGGTGCTCTCCAGCGCGTACGACCGGTTGATCGAGGCGGCGCAGCAGCAGGAGCTGCTGGCCGCGATCCCGCACGCGAACCACGTCGAGCTGCCGGCCGGGCATGGTGCGCCGGGTGAGCTGCCGGGGGAGTTCGCGAAGGTGCTCCTGGACTTCGTGCGTCACGCCGAGGAGGTCCAGGCCGAGGCGGGCCGGGCCGGCACTTGA
- a CDS encoding alpha/beta fold hydrolase — MAFVEVRGTRLYYEDEGDGPAVLLLHGWGTSGRVWQSQLPDLIRDHRVVTLDWRGCGRSDRPAAGNTIAGNVADLVEVITGLGLEKPAVVGSSMGAVFGTELALARPDLVGGVVAVDGPGYWPSEGMRDTVHEVTAALLADRPGLVASWVPNWCAPGASAALVDWTIRQIVDSAGYIDPLIGESATWDPRPRLPELSVPIAYVHGELDLQIPLAVARTCAALTPAATVHVVAGCGHLPHQEDPVAFTAVLRDVLAGLRVAV; from the coding sequence ATGGCATTCGTCGAGGTCCGGGGCACGCGGCTCTACTACGAGGACGAGGGCGACGGCCCGGCCGTACTCCTGCTGCACGGCTGGGGCACGAGCGGCCGCGTCTGGCAGTCGCAGCTGCCCGACCTGATCCGCGACCACCGCGTGGTCACGCTCGACTGGCGCGGGTGCGGGCGCTCCGACCGGCCTGCGGCCGGCAACACGATCGCCGGCAACGTGGCCGACCTCGTCGAGGTGATCACCGGGCTCGGGCTGGAAAAACCCGCTGTGGTGGGTTCGTCGATGGGCGCGGTGTTCGGCACCGAGCTCGCGCTGGCGCGGCCGGACCTCGTCGGTGGTGTCGTCGCGGTGGACGGCCCGGGGTACTGGCCGTCGGAGGGTATGCGCGACACGGTCCACGAGGTCACCGCGGCGCTGCTGGCCGACCGGCCCGGCCTCGTCGCGAGCTGGGTGCCGAACTGGTGCGCGCCCGGAGCGAGCGCGGCGCTGGTGGACTGGACGATCCGCCAGATCGTCGACTCCGCCGGCTACATCGACCCGCTCATCGGCGAGTCGGCGACGTGGGACCCGCGCCCGCGGCTGCCGGAGCTGAGCGTGCCGATCGCGTATGTCCACGGCGAGCTCGACCTCCAGATCCCGCTGGCAGTGGCGCGCACCTGCGCCGCGCTCACACCCGCCGCGACCGTGCACGTGGTCGCCGGCTGCGGGCACCTGCCGCACCAGGAGGACCCCGTCGCGTTCACCGCGGTGCTGCGCGACGTGCTCGCGGGCCTGCGCGTGGCGGTGTGA
- a CDS encoding LysR family transcriptional regulator: MELRQLRYFVVVAEELHFGRAAERLHIVQPAVSQQVRRLERSLGTELFERTTRTVSLTEAGERFLPHARAVLAAAERAADAVADFRAERARLVRLGTSDGLGDRLDGFLSAFTRLAPDARLELVHAPTPARLRQVREGALDAAFLRGDWPADRLDLTPLWTDEVLVALPATHPLASRDTVDFADLAPLPLRLSSPERNRPLHDLVLASCREAGFEPVLGKEFTNAQDTLGTLGLGRPQWTVFYRAHANLLPVPGVAFRSLRNPTPVMPTYLATSADRRLRPEVLALIEAGRELG, encoded by the coding sequence ATGGAGCTGCGTCAGCTGAGGTACTTCGTGGTCGTGGCCGAGGAGCTGCACTTCGGGCGCGCGGCCGAGCGCCTCCACATCGTGCAGCCGGCGGTGAGCCAGCAGGTGCGAAGGCTGGAGCGCTCACTCGGCACGGAGCTGTTCGAGCGGACCACTCGCACCGTCTCGTTGACCGAGGCAGGCGAGCGGTTCCTGCCGCACGCGCGGGCCGTGCTCGCCGCCGCCGAGCGCGCGGCGGACGCCGTGGCCGATTTCCGCGCCGAACGCGCCCGCCTCGTGCGGCTGGGCACCAGCGACGGCCTCGGCGACCGTCTCGACGGCTTCCTCTCCGCGTTCACGCGCCTCGCCCCGGACGCCCGGCTGGAGCTCGTGCACGCCCCCACCCCCGCCCGCCTCCGGCAAGTCCGCGAGGGCGCCCTCGACGCCGCCTTCCTCCGCGGCGACTGGCCCGCCGACCGCCTCGACCTGACTCCCTTGTGGACGGACGAGGTGCTCGTCGCGCTTCCCGCCACGCACCCGCTGGCTTCACGCGACACCGTCGACTTCGCCGACCTCGCACCGTTGCCCCTGCGCCTGAGCTCCCCCGAACGCAACCGGCCGCTCCACGACCTGGTGCTCGCGTCCTGCCGCGAGGCCGGCTTCGAACCGGTGCTGGGCAAGGAGTTCACGAACGCCCAGGACACCCTCGGCACGCTCGGCCTTGGCCGTCCCCAGTGGACGGTCTTCTACCGCGCCCACGCCAACCTGCTGCCCGTACCGGGCGTCGCCTTCCGCTCTCTGCGCAACCCGACCCCGGTGATGCCCACCTACCTCGCCACCTCAGCCGACCGCCGGCTGCGGCCGGAAGTGCTGGCGCTCATCGAGGCGGGCCGCGAACTCGGCTGA